Proteins from one Thioalkalivibrio thiocyanodenitrificans ARhD 1 genomic window:
- a CDS encoding ParB/RepB/Spo0J family partition protein, producing the protein MSIPVDLISRSPYQCRRKFEPALLQELADSIERQGLLEPVIVRPSAGGRYELVAGERRWRAVQLLGLHEINAVVRELGDAASAASGLIENLQRENLNPIEAAAGIERMMREFKFTHQEIAEVIGLSRERVTNTLRLLTLTSEVQDLVLADKLTAGHGKMLAGVSGERQVVLARQAVRQGWSVREIERRIAALKRLDRGPESGDPNLRALESRVGEALGSKVTVVASKEGGGGELRIAYHNLDALSGILARIGIYEDDGPG; encoded by the coding sequence ATGTCTATACCCGTGGACCTGATCTCCAGGAGCCCCTACCAGTGCCGCCGTAAATTTGAGCCCGCGCTCCTGCAAGAGCTGGCGGACTCGATCGAGCGCCAGGGCCTGCTCGAGCCGGTGATTGTCAGGCCGTCTGCCGGCGGCAGGTATGAGTTGGTCGCCGGCGAACGGCGTTGGCGCGCTGTGCAGCTCCTCGGCCTGCACGAAATCAATGCGGTGGTGCGCGAGCTCGGCGACGCCGCGTCCGCCGCCAGCGGTTTGATCGAGAATCTCCAGCGCGAAAACCTCAATCCGATCGAGGCGGCCGCTGGGATCGAGCGCATGATGCGCGAGTTCAAGTTCACTCATCAGGAGATCGCCGAGGTGATCGGACTAAGCAGGGAGCGGGTCACCAACACCCTGCGCCTGCTCACGCTCACCTCCGAGGTGCAGGACCTGGTGCTGGCGGACAAGCTCACCGCGGGGCACGGCAAGATGCTTGCCGGAGTGTCCGGCGAGCGCCAGGTGGTGCTTGCGCGCCAGGCGGTGCGCCAAGGCTGGTCGGTACGCGAGATCGAGCGACGCATCGCAGCCCTTAAGCGTCTCGACCGCGGCCCTGAATCTGGCGATCCAAACCTGCGCGCGCTGGAGAGCAGGGTAGGGGAGGCGCTTGGCTCAAAGGTCACGGTGGTGGCCTCGAAAGAGGGTGGGGGCGGGGAGCTGCGCATCGCCTATCACAATCTCGACGCACTCTCCGGGATCCTCGCGCGCATCGGCATCTACGAAGATGACGGCCCCGGATGA
- a CDS encoding DUF7417 domain-containing protein, translating to MSEFDVVSFTMGVEDGSIEPGSQQYLEGFQHLIDSGLAWQLQGTYGRTAQTLIDAGQCRAPKPQPRHTLDGALPDVGPYAKVSADKQLSFDNGRTFRIVLYGAYNARGLIGSEKNGIAVLDEDNLEVLADEIGREDSGYFGATRAQAQLFERLSAGSFETLRQVVNDSPRCRHPLDAAGNLQGT from the coding sequence ATGAGTGAGTTCGACGTGGTGAGCTTCACCATGGGCGTGGAGGATGGCTCGATCGAGCCTGGCAGCCAGCAATACCTGGAAGGCTTCCAGCACCTGATCGACTCGGGCCTCGCCTGGCAGCTGCAAGGGACCTACGGGCGCACCGCCCAGACGTTGATCGACGCCGGCCAGTGTCGCGCGCCCAAGCCGCAGCCGCGCCACACGCTCGATGGCGCACTGCCCGATGTCGGGCCCTACGCGAAGGTCAGCGCAGACAAGCAGCTGAGCTTTGACAACGGGCGCACTTTTCGCATCGTGCTCTATGGCGCCTACAACGCCAGAGGCCTGATCGGATCCGAGAAGAACGGCATCGCCGTGCTCGATGAGGACAATCTCGAGGTGCTCGCCGATGAGATCGGGCGCGAGGACTCGGGTTATTTCGGCGCAACCCGCGCACAGGCACAGCTGTTCGAGCGCCTGAGCGCAGGCTCTTTCGAGACCCTGCGCCAGGTCGTCAACGACTCGCCCCGATGCCGCCATCCCCTGGATGCGGCCGGGAATCTGCAAGGGACCTAG
- a CDS encoding antirestriction protein: protein MQHAQSNTETPMQYSKIEPWSDHLARIIGGSAVDAVRMETFIYAMMRRICPQYDGGAWDLYETSNGAFFLCLRGEGDLQIIVPSNWFEGSMSREAASITATCFAAGLYAESAETDQAIELLYRVREVAYAHAEREKILAALD from the coding sequence ATGCAGCACGCACAAAGCAATACCGAGACCCCCATGCAGTACAGCAAGATCGAACCATGGAGCGACCATCTCGCGCGCATCATCGGCGGTAGTGCCGTGGATGCGGTGCGCATGGAGACCTTCATCTACGCGATGATGCGCCGCATCTGCCCGCAGTACGACGGCGGCGCCTGGGACCTCTACGAGACCAGCAACGGCGCGTTCTTTCTGTGCTTGCGCGGCGAGGGGGATCTCCAGATCATCGTCCCGTCGAACTGGTTCGAGGGCTCGATGAGCCGGGAGGCGGCCAGCATCACGGCCACCTGTTTCGCCGCCGGGCTCTATGCCGAGAGCGCCGAGACCGATCAGGCGATCGAGCTCCTGTACCGGGTGCGCGAGGTGGCCTATGCGCATGCCGAAAGAGAGAAGATCCTGGCCGCGCTGGATTAG
- a CDS encoding DNA cytosine methyltransferase encodes MASVVYTKLGEHRGNRRLWLEGNILSRHGIKPGDRFRLDWDTDNKRLVLRLADDGERTISKRKRGEKVSPVLDINASELAELFGQVDRVRVVVRPEGLLVTLHPHQAACQERLERVRDRLRRGEALRVGSLAHGAGVLDHALHSGLRRAGIASRLAFGVEIEAKYLEASLENNPVWDKDSTAICAPMQDVEVSRLAPVEILVAGLPCTGASLSGRAKNKLAFAEQHETAGSLFVAFLAFIEATQPAVVVLENVPPYQNTVSMHVIREVLESRGYALEERVLSGPEFGSLERRDRLCVVAATEGLEIDLQTLRAVRAREHSLAEILEPVAEDSPRWRDLSYLRDKAVKDEAAGKGFKRQVLKGDEDGCGTIGRGYAKYRSTEPMLSHPSDPVLERLFTPAEHAAVKTIPGKLIEGVAETTAHEMLGQSVIHCVFEAVGAHLGEALNRLCAPVEPHRAAA; translated from the coding sequence ATGGCATCGGTCGTGTACACGAAACTCGGCGAGCACCGCGGCAATCGACGCCTGTGGCTTGAAGGCAACATCCTCTCACGCCACGGCATCAAGCCCGGTGACAGGTTCCGGCTCGACTGGGACACCGATAACAAGCGCCTGGTGCTCAGGCTCGCCGACGACGGCGAGCGCACCATCAGCAAGAGAAAGCGCGGCGAGAAGGTCTCGCCGGTGCTCGATATCAACGCCTCGGAGCTCGCGGAGCTCTTTGGGCAGGTCGATCGCGTACGCGTTGTGGTGCGCCCCGAGGGGCTGCTGGTCACCCTCCACCCGCACCAGGCGGCCTGTCAGGAACGCCTCGAGCGGGTGCGCGATCGGCTGCGCCGGGGCGAGGCGCTGCGCGTGGGCTCACTGGCGCATGGCGCCGGCGTGCTCGATCATGCGTTGCACAGCGGGCTTCGGCGCGCGGGCATCGCATCGCGCCTGGCCTTTGGCGTGGAGATCGAGGCGAAGTACCTGGAGGCCAGTCTGGAGAACAACCCGGTCTGGGACAAGGACTCGACCGCCATCTGTGCGCCGATGCAGGACGTGGAAGTCTCGCGCCTTGCGCCGGTGGAGATCCTGGTCGCGGGGCTGCCCTGCACCGGGGCCTCGCTCTCGGGGCGCGCGAAGAACAAGCTGGCGTTCGCCGAGCAGCACGAGACGGCCGGGTCGCTGTTTGTCGCGTTTCTCGCCTTCATCGAGGCGACCCAACCCGCGGTGGTGGTCCTGGAGAACGTGCCACCCTACCAGAACACGGTCTCGATGCACGTCATCCGAGAGGTGCTCGAATCCAGGGGCTATGCGCTCGAGGAGCGCGTGCTCTCGGGGCCCGAGTTCGGGTCGCTCGAACGGCGCGACCGTCTGTGTGTGGTGGCCGCCACCGAGGGGCTGGAGATCGACCTCCAGACGCTCAGGGCGGTGCGTGCGCGTGAGCACAGCCTGGCCGAGATCCTCGAGCCGGTGGCCGAGGACTCCCCGCGTTGGCGCGACCTGTCGTACCTGCGTGACAAGGCGGTCAAGGACGAGGCGGCCGGAAAGGGGTTCAAGCGCCAGGTACTCAAGGGCGATGAGGACGGATGCGGCACCATCGGGCGCGGCTACGCGAAGTACCGCTCCACCGAGCCGATGCTCTCCCATCCCAGTGATCCGGTGCTCGAACGCCTGTTCACGCCGGCAGAGCATGCTGCGGTCAAGACGATCCCCGGGAAACTCATCGAGGGGGTTGCCGAGACCACGGCCCACGAGATGCTCGGCCAGTCAGTGATCCACTGCGTGTTCGAAGCAGTCGGAGCGCACCTGGGCGAGGCGCTCAACAGGCTTTGCGCGCCGGTCGAGCCACACAGGGCAGCGGCCTGA